From the Lysinibacillus fusiformis genome, the window GCTCCTTTCAAATAAGTGAGGGAAAGAGCATACATCTCTTTCCCTCTATGCATGTCTTCTTATTTTAAGCCTTCTAAAGTTTTTAAGCCTTCAGTATATTTTTCTTCAGGTAAACGAACATAGCCAACTGCTTCAGCCATATCGCCTGCGTTTTCAAGTGTAAATTTAATGAAGTCGTAGGCTGCTTCATTGTCCTTCATAGCACTATTTTTTACGTATGTGAATAGTGGGCGTGAAAGTGGTGTATATTCGCCACCTTCAATTGTTTCATTAGTTGGCTCTACTCCATTTACTTTTACAATGTTTAATTTATCTTTATTTTCAAGGTAGTAAGCATAACCGAAGAAACCGATAGCGTTTTTATCACCAGCCACACCTTGCACTAGCATATTATCATCCTCTGATAATGTTGCTGAGCTTACTAGATCCGCCCCATCTAAAATGACTTCATCGAAGTAATCATATGTGCCTGAATCCGTACCTGGTGAATAGTAAATGATTTTTTCATCTGGCCAAGATGGATCAATATCAGACCATTTTTTCTCTTTTCCATCTTCAACCCAAATTTTTTGTAATTGTTCTACAGTTAAATCCTTCGCCCAATCATTTTCCGGATTCACCACTACTGATAAACCGTCATATGCTAAAGCTAGCTCTGTAAAATCAATGCCCGCTTCTTCTAATTTCGTTTTCTCTTCATCTTTTATATTACGAGATGCATTTGAAAAGTCTGTTTCACCTGCGATGAATTTTTCAAAACCACCACCAGTACCAGAAACCCCCACTGATACTTTGACATCTGGTTGTGTACCTGCATACTCTTCAACAACTGCCTCAATGATTGGTGCTACTGTTGATGAGCCATCTCCAGCTACAGACCCTTGTAGCTTTTCATCAGCAGCTTCTTGTCCTGAGCTTGCTGGTGCGTTCGTTTCTGCATTGTTTCCATTTTGTGCAGAATCGCTACCACATGCACCTAGCATTAATGCAGAACCCATTACTGCTGTCATCGTTAAGTACTTCCACTTTTTCATCTCATTTGCCTCCGTCATGAACTGTTTTATAGTTATTTGTCTTACAATCTTTACTATAATGACTGATTGTTGAAGTCGTATAAACGGTTCGTAAAAGAGATGTAAAGGAATGTAATGCTTTGTAAACGATTGTAAAGATGCATTTACAATCGAAGAAACTTGCTTCCCATTGGAAAGGTGCTATAATAAGCAATTGTGTCAGGAAATATAATATTTTAATGATAAGGAGAGTTTGACCTTTGTCATGAAACATGCAAAAGTACAAAATGCCGATTATTTTAAAACATATTTATCATTAGTAATGGAACATCGGGACTTCACACTTCAAGAGGCGATTGATTTTATGGTAGCTTCTTATTTCTATCACAATATAGAACTTTATGGAGTAAAGCCAAGAGAGCAATTTGAATTAGCCATTCAGCACTTATCTGCGTAAAGGTACTAAATATGAAACAGGGGCGTTTTGCTATGCAAACGCCCCTTTCATGTTGTTGAAAAAAGATGATGTCAACGGCAGAAAAAGCAACTTTGCAAGGTGAGGGGTTGATTTCCGTTCCGCCAGCGTCCTTTCCAGGGGGCGTCCGAGGAGCCGCTTCACTCACTTGCGTTCGCTCCAGGGTCTCCTCTGTGACGCTAAATCCCCTAGGAGTGACGCTGGCTCCACTCCAATCAACCATGTGCAAAAGTGTCTTTTCCTTATCTTTCATACTAGCCGTAGCGATCAAAATAGCCCATGATTTGTATAATTAGATAGGCTCTTATTTTCAATGTAGTGACAACACCCCTTCATAAAGAGTAGTGAACACCTTCACTTTATTTGAAAACCTTTGCTAAAAAGGTAACACTTTTGTGGGTTGGAGTGGAGGGCTACTTGACTCCCGTGGGATCGCGAGACAGGCGAGCCTCTAAACGGAGCGGTAGCGGAGGAAGCGGCTCGGCGCTCGCCCACAGGAAAGCAAGTAGCCTGCAACGGAAATCCATTTCTACCTTTCAATTGACTGTTTTGTTTTTCAACACTAAGAAAGGGACGTTTTGCTATGCAAACGTCCCTTTCACTACTTATTTTAGTTTAAATTTTGCAACTGACTGATTGAGTTCATCAGCAATTTTGACAAGTTCCTCTGAATTGCGCACAATGTCAACGATTGCTATAGTGGATTTTTGAATAAGTGCCGATGTATTTTCCACCCCTGCCTGTGCCTCTTCTGTCACAGCAGCTACATTTTCAAGCGAATTATTCATATTACTACCACGTTCTGAAATACTTTGTACATCATGTGCAATACCATGAATTTGCTGCTGCATTTGTTCAACGGCTTCATAAATATGAGTGAAAGTTTTACCTGTTTCTCTTAATGTGTTTGTCCCTTTGTCTGCTTGCTGATATCCTTGTTCTAACAATTTCGTCACTTCACTGGATTCTCTTTGCACACCTGTAACTATAGCAGTAATATCGCCAATGGAGCTCTTTACCTCTTCCGCCAGCTTTCGTACCTCATCGGCTACAATCGCAAAACCTTTACCTTGTTCTCCCGCACGTGCTGCTTCAATGGCTGCATTTAACGCTAATAAGTTCGTTTGGTCTGCAATTCCTTCAATCACCTGCACTAAGCTCGAAATATCCCTTGTTTGATGGTCCAGTCTCTTTACTTGCTCCACCGAGTCCTCCACATTTTTATAAAGAATGGTTATTTGCTTTTCTGCCTCTATGATATGTTTATAGCCTTGGTCTGTTAATGCGAGAACATCTACAGACTCTGTATGTAGAACTGTGCCTTTTTGATTAGCATCGTCTATTTGAATAGTAAAATCCTTCATCATTTCCGAGATATCGACGGTTGCTATTGCTTGCTCCTCAGAACCTAATGCTAATTCCGTCATTGTTTTCTCTACAATATCATTCCCCTGTTTTATTTCCTCCATATGGCTTAATTGATTGCTAGACATGGAAGCAAGGTTGGAGGAATGTTGGTGAATGCCTTGAATAACCTGCCTTAAATGGTTGGTCATTTTTTGAAAAGCTATTGTTAAAGTGCCAATTTCATCTGATCTTGTTGTTTCAATAGTTGTTGATAAATCGCCTTCTCCAATTTTCCCCACCTGATCTGCCAGTTTTTTTATAGGGGCTACTAGATAGGAGCTCAAACTATAAACCGCAATCATACTCACTAGCAAGGCCACACCAATAAAGAGTATTAAATTTCTTTTTTGTGTCGCCATTTCTGCATAAATCGCTGTAGCATCTAAATCCGCACCAATAATTCCAATTACTTCGCCAGAGATTGCTTTTATGGGGATATAGGCTGAAATCAGTGCGCCATATGACGCTTCATTTGTCATTTCAATTTGCGCGCTGCCTGTTTCAAACGTTTTTTCAATTCGTGGCAAAATTTCTGGGCTGTCCTCATTTTCACCTAAAAGAGACTCATTGTCATCACCTACTGGTAAGCCATCTACCATATAAAAATAATCA encodes:
- a CDS encoding PstS family phosphate ABC transporter substrate-binding protein; this encodes MKKWKYLTMTAVMGSALMLGACGSDSAQNGNNAETNAPASSGQEAADEKLQGSVAGDGSSTVAPIIEAVVEEYAGTQPDVKVSVGVSGTGGGFEKFIAGETDFSNASRNIKDEEKTKLEEAGIDFTELALAYDGLSVVVNPENDWAKDLTVEQLQKIWVEDGKEKKWSDIDPSWPDEKIIYYSPGTDSGTYDYFDEVILDGADLVSSATLSEDDNMLVQGVAGDKNAIGFFGYAYYLENKDKLNIVKVNGVEPTNETIEGGEYTPLSRPLFTYVKNSAMKDNEAAYDFIKFTLENAGDMAEAVGYVRLPEEKYTEGLKTLEGLK
- a CDS encoding methyl-accepting chemotaxis protein, whose protein sequence is MRGSIQKKMTLYFSLVVFIISILIAWSTYRSSVQLIEESLSNVAGTIAMQSLSKIDIDRYEKEITLAADQDLTYYYDLRETLNDYRESTGLVYLYTMGRNQTANGYDYFYMVDGLPVGDDNESLLGENEDSPEILPRIEKTFETGSAQIEMTNEASYGALISAYIPIKAISGEVIGIIGADLDATAIYAEMATQKRNLILFIGVALLVSMIAVYSLSSYLVAPIKKLADQVGKIGEGDLSTTIETTRSDEIGTLTIAFQKMTNHLRQVIQGIHQHSSNLASMSSNQLSHMEEIKQGNDIVEKTMTELALGSEEQAIATVDISEMMKDFTIQIDDANQKGTVLHTESVDVLALTDQGYKHIIEAEKQITILYKNVEDSVEQVKRLDHQTRDISSLVQVIEGIADQTNLLALNAAIEAARAGEQGKGFAIVADEVRKLAEEVKSSIGDITAIVTGVQRESSEVTKLLEQGYQQADKGTNTLRETGKTFTHIYEAVEQMQQQIHGIAHDVQSISERGSNMNNSLENVAAVTEEAQAGVENTSALIQKSTIAIVDIVRNSEELVKIADELNQSVAKFKLK